Sequence from the Juglans regia cultivar Chandler unplaced genomic scaffold, Walnut 2.0 Scaffold_657, whole genome shotgun sequence genome:
caaccaaccaaccccTCCTCCCTTGGTCTCTCCCTTAGGTCTGAtagctctctctcccttctcccttGGCTTCTCCCCATGGCACAAAGCAGCGTGCCGCCACTATGAGTAGCCCACAGGCACACCGTCAAGCCTCACCGCAACCCCTTCCTCTCTATGActgcccctccctctctcctaaGAGACACACCTCTCCTAAGAGACACACCACTGTAAATAACAAAACCACTAATACTTGTGGGAATAGTGAGCAAAAGTGCCATCAATAGCCTCTCATTTAACTCTTGAAAAATAGTTCTTGCACTCTTCTATCCATGCAAACAAATTTAACCTCCTTTCTGTGCAACTTGGTCATAGGTGCTGTAATATTAGATGGGTAGTAATAGAATATTTACTacttataatgtatttattttttaatcattttcttttaagtatttttttaacatctttaatcattaagaaaaaattaaaaaaatatataattttactaatagttacttccttaaccattaagtaaaataaaaaaaattacaaaaaaataaaatacaaaaagagtaataaataaataatggaatgGTTGTAAccttatcatttttcatactagaaaACCTCTCTACGAACACCTTCTGAAACATCCGGCAAGTCTCAGAAAGTTTCTAACTTCCTACATATAAGTGGGCCAACTATCTTAAGCCCTCAAAGCCTCTAGAATCCAACCCaaaattttttctatctaacctaaataataaatttaaaccttaataaattattcaaactcTAGCTAGGTTTTCCTAAGataaaactttaattaaaacaatTGTTAATAGCTCAAAAACTAACTAGCATACAATGGTAACTTAGCATCATACACATattacaataacaataataatataatagttttgATAGTAGAGAAATTTTAGTTGCAGTCATGAGTGTGCAAACGCAGcacaattactttgaaaaaaataaatatatatgtgacccacataaaaaaataataataataataataataatggaccctactctttttcaaaatgattgcacggtATTTACGCACTTTATGACTAcatgtaacattattcttgatagtaataataatttgcTAAATTATATATGAGGGTTACAGTTAGTTAGCTTGGATCCTTTGCTTTCCTGCTTCTGCATGTCCCATATTCTTTAGAATACACTTTCCGCCTTTGTggtttggcttgctcttttctgGGTCTGGGCCTTTTGAGGGAACTTTGGTTGACGGGTGGCTTTTTAAGGGCCTTTTGAGATCCCTTGTGACACACTGTTTTGACAATGGGTGGCCTCGTCCCCTTGgactttcctttttatttttatttttttgtatttatattttcaaaacagAGTTTTTTGCTAGTGGTGGCCCGGTTTTGTAAGCGCAATAAAAATTAAgtctttttttgtttaagaTTCCTCATTTTTGTGGTGTTTATAGCTTTTtgagtccttttttttttttttttttgagaaccttgtatttaattttcattattgttgatatgctttataaaattttataatatttttacatttttatacaGGTTGCTTGTCAAGTGACGCATGTTTGTTTCTGTTTCTAATAGTTTGCTAAACACAGTATGAGTCAAAACCAAACTATACATTCAAGCAAAGTTTCAGGCTACAGATATCCTCCACACATCTCTCATTCAATATAATACACAACCAGAACTCTTCAATCAATCAACCGAAATCTAGTATcgtttctttttataaaactttttaactcattttatctgattattataatttttttaaattctcatataaaataaaataaacaatttaactttttcaaatctcaaaacaaaaataaaattaaaaaaatatattctaacaatattttattcaattttcaattttcatttcatctcatttgtaaaaacaaacgtgTCAGATGTAGACTTCACATAGACAAACCTGTTGAAACAAAGACGGAGCAATCTCGACCCTCTTCAATAGTTTCCCTGCAAATAGTTTCAAGAATTTGATTCTTAAGCAATTCATGCGAATAGTTTCATGGATGAAAAAAGCCGTGGGGGTTTGCTCCTTCTGATGAGAGGCAACGACAACATAGTCTTGTAGATGGCAGTCTCTTTGTAATCTTAGGCCATATTAGACTCTTGCATGGAGGGgtagttttcaaaattaatgaTTTGGGTGCAAATACAAATTCGTTGGTAGTTTATggattttagtgtttttttttttccaattttttttttctaaatctatAGAAAAAGATTATAATGTCATGTTTTTTATCCTTTGTAATTGTCACTACAAAAAACAAGGCATTTTCCAGTAATAACATTTGCCGCCAATAACCTCTAATTTCGTCGCAAATATCCTTTTGCAACGATTTATGCTGCGCCGGACATTTGTCGCAATTGTTGACTcacttaaaatattatctagCGAAACCAAAAAATCGATgcgaaaaatatatatttacagtgAAAAAAATCGCCGAACATATTGTTAAATACGCTGCAAATATCATTTGGATCCCCATTTAGTATCGCTGTGAAAAAATGATTGCAGCGTTTAACATCGTCGCTAATACAAAAAAAACTCGCCACTAATATTCCCACTCATTTGTAGCGTGTTAAAGAATCGCCGCAAGATATATTTTTCTCGTCCCATAAAATCGCCGTGATTATTATTAGTGGCGGTTAAATTTGCTGCAATAGATTTTGACCAGTGTTTCCAAGTCTGTCGTGAATGGTTCAATCatggtaatattttttggcGGCGATAGTTTCCTCTGCGAATAGTTTCTCGACCCTCTGCAATAGTTTCCTCTGTGAATAGTTTCAAGGATTTGATTCTTAAGCAATTCATGCAAATAGTTTCATGGATAAAAAAAGCAGTGGGGGTTTGCTCCTTTTGACGAGCACTTCATTGCTCTTTCTAACCAACAACTTCAAgcccgtttggatttagaaaatgttttattttatctaattttatctcatcattacaatttttttaaattttcacataaaatataataaacaattcaacttttttaaattttaaaacaataataatattcttagaatatttttttcaacttttatttttcatctaaaaccatcttagctataaatccaaaccagcccttagTCTTGTGGATGGCAGTCTCTATGTAATCTTAGGCCATATTAGACTCTTGCATGGAGGGTTAGTAGACTacattttttatagtttgagaTGGCAATTGTCATAATTAATGATTTGGGTGCAATTACAAATTCGTTGGTAGTTTACggattttagtgttttttttccatttttttttctaaatatgttgaaaaaaattataatgtcattttttttattatttgtaattgtattagtgtcatgtttatttttttagaaatactttagtcataaagagattatacaaaagtaaactaaaaaattgatgtagtttgatgcagtatgtcaaattataaagttatttttattataaaatagatctaacaagTCACATAAAGTCACATCagttgtgagattatttttgtattctcTTTTTATGTatgtagagaaatgatatttgcagtcttaTAGCGTGCAAGTCCTGcatattccttttgaaaaaagtaaaaaaatctagaatctacgtgaaaaaattaatttttaataataaattctacttttttttccaaatgaGTGGGCAGAACTTTACACCCCCTAGAACTGCatgcattactcttttatttatcaaGCAAGACAAAGACACTTCAATTtctctgattttcttttttctttcaaatggaTTGCAATACAAAGTACAAACTACAAAGACATTGTACAAGAATCGGAGTCGGACGAAATATAAATAATGCTGacttttagaatatgaaggggTCTTTACAAAGAGCTGGACGTTGCAGCAACTAAAATGGACcctttaataatttaatacaattaGAAACATTTCAACTACGAAATGGCGGTTGGTTTTCAAAAGGCAGCTCAATGGATGTTGCATTACAGTAAAATTCTTCCAAGTTGTAGAAAGCTCTTCGTTGAGGAAGAAATATATGGATTATTACTACGTCACCTGACAACACCAAGACAATACAACATAACTGTTACCAGTATAAACAACTCCATGACAAAAAGCACTCAGCAATTGAATCAATGGCAGGGGGCAACAAGAACTGAaccaagaggaaaaaaagaataaaagaaaatccatgGTAGATCTATTTTCCCAGTTGTAGCAAGCCTATCAATATCCCAAATAATCTTAAGGATAGATAAACCCTGTAAGTTGAGAAATAACCAGTAAACAATTTGAAACTTATACACATGTACATTACACACTTGCTAGATATGTAAgatatgttgatgatttaatgGTTTCGTGGGAGTTTGTTCCCCCTTGTATTCACCAAGTCATTTGGACTGAAAAGCCTGTAATTTTTCAgtttatgatgaaatgaaattatgtctttcctataaattaaaaaaaaaaaagtagaatggAAACAACAAACATACATATGTAATATACATGTTCATGTTCCAATCAAAGGCATTCAAGTTAAAGCCCTATTAGGTCTTAATTGGCAAACTGACAGCAAGAGAAAGTCAGTGATAGAACATGATAAGTGCATTTATTTCCAGAGCATACATTCAATTTATTGTTTTCCATCAAAAGGGAAATCTAAAGGTTAAGGCTGGCTCATTTACCATATGACTATTACATCTGTTATATGCACACATATTTCTTAGAttgaaaaacatataaaaattatgtgtagGTCCATATTAGGTGAGTCATGTCATTTGATTGTTGCATACGTGATAATGCATTCACAAAACCGTTCACTGCACATAATCAAAGAGAGCATATATTTTGCACCTCCAAACTGGTACCTACTTTGCAATATGGTATACCTAAACTACAAAACTTGAGACAATGCCCTCTCAAACTactaaaaaattacaatgtgCACTAAGGTCTGACAGATCAGGAATGTCCCACATCAACTACTTTTGGGACATCAACTACTTTTTAAGATATCACATTTCATGCTTTTCCAATTAGTTTAGAAGTACCAAGTGCATTTTCCCCAAGAATCAATCCCATAAACTTTGATTGTATTTATTGGTTGGACTTGGAAATATCAATCGCAAAAACTTTAGGAAGGTAACTGGACATAGAGACtgaaaactgaaactgaagAGTTTTGATCAACTGCAGATTATCTAAACTTTAATTGTTAGGGAATTGTGTGGAAAAATTTAATAGTTGGACAAAAGGGGAAAAACATGCAGCCCCCCAAACATATTCTAACTTGCAATGTGATACCTAAACTATCAAAGTTGAGACATTGCACCCTCTAACTACAACTTTTCTGTTAAATAGTACATTTACTCGAATTTTAACCATTACGATAACAAAAAATAGGTAATATAACCTAATTAACTGTCGGATTTGCTCAGTTTTGATTGTTAAGGtggcaaaaaataaatagcatGACACATTCTTGACAGTTAGATTTTAAGTAAGGTGTATTGTAACCTCTAGTAATTTAATAGTGCCTTTAATAGTGTCaaccctaggggttggctcaagtggtaagagccTTAGTCTTGGTGGTAAGCTCCCTCCAGCTCTAAGGGTcgaacccttgggtgcaaacaatttctagagcTCATCGAACTGAGGAAATTTCTCATTATattacccaaggtgcacttgtGAGAAACTCCTCACTGATGGCGATGCAACACTGcgattagtcgggactttgttctAGATACCCAgtaccaataaaaataaaattaatagtgCAATGTCTCAACTTCGATAGTTTATACACCACAATGTAACCTGAAATCAGTTAAGGGCGCAAAGTATATTTTCCACTACCCAATCAATTTTAGATTTCAAAACTGTAAAGTAAGCTTCAGGCCACTACCTGTCCAAGTGAAGTAAATTAAAATAGTTGGAGTTTGCATAACAACCAGAAATGGCATCTTAGTGTCCGGCTTACTAATGAATGGAACGGGATGTCGAATCTTTATATAGAAGACTTAGAAAGagccaaaatattttatatttgattatattgGATCAGGAGAGTTCAAAGGAAAGAttgcattaataaataatagaaaataggCCCTCCTAATAAGATAAATCTCAGTTCCCTATGAATGAGTAATGAATTGTGAACCAAGTTTGGCAGTGTAATTAATCACCACCAAAACCCCAAATTAAAGCAAGCCCAAAGAAAGGGATACAGAGCCTGTGGCTGACTTGCAAACTTCAAGAAAGCAATAGTCACTTTCATATtcactaaaaaatattaatttttggtcATGACTTCAAATGTAATAGCCgtgattcttgtgaattatGTGTAATAATCAGGGAAAGCACTAGTCAATTTGCACTATAACCCCAAAAAAACTAGCCAATTTGAAGCTACCCTAAAATCACTTGGCAATTCGGTTTCACCTAGTAAGTAGCCAATGTGGGACTTAACACCCACTGACTACCTTTATAACCTATTCACTCTATTTGGGTTATTCGTACTCCCAATATGGGAATGGGTTAGCTGTTTGCTTTCAGTGCTAGGATGGGACTGAACATTGTTACAAACTTCTCCTCTTCTTAAATTCTTGACATCCTTAGTTAAGTCATGTCATGCAGTATTTCAGCATCACATGGCTGGTCTTTCTAGGTGGCTTCAATAACCATTGAGGGAGAGCACTAGCCACATCTGCACTACAAACCCACAAATATTAGTCAATTTGAACCTTCCTAAGAATCTAATAAAGTTCAGTTTCACTGAGTAAGTAGCTAAAGTGGGGACTTTAGCACCCACGACTAGCTTTATAACCTATCCACTTCCTCGGTAATTCATAATCCCACACTCTATATGGGTTATTCTTATTCCCAATATGGGAATAGGTGTTGCAACTAGCTACAACTGTCACAGGTGACTTCATCATGGCGAAGGAAAAAATGCAGAAGGTAACAAAAGGTCAACGAAATGTGATTGCAGATGAAATCCTCCACACAGACTAAAGGGTGTTAAGGTCAATGGTcacaaccaaaagaaaaatgaaaatttctttcttttaacttAACATTAGAACAGATGAGAACTGGATTAGAATGCAAAATCCCTTACCAAAGTCCAACAAGGTCCATGAGTTGGGTTTTGAGTCCCCAGATGGAACTTTCCCATACTTCTTCTCAGCTAGATCTcttattttttacctgatttgCGGTTTGacacaaaaatatcaattcaagcATTGGTACAACACACTGAACCATAATTAGGCTCTCCAACCAAAATATGAAGATCATCATCAAAGTTGGACTCATACCCAATAGCATCAATCTGAGGGTGAGAAAATGCCGTggcaatgataaaaaaattgagtccAATACCCAAGAGGCTTCACAAAGAGGACCTTTATATCAGCTGCCTTGACCTTGCTGGCAACCTTGGCCATCGGCACAGCAACTACAGAGATGGCCGGAAACAGATTTAAGTTGgtatccttaatatatatatatgtgtgtgtgtgtgtgtatatatatattggcttaAGTTGGTATTGCTTGGGTTCTATGGTTTCTTTCTGCTTTCAGATTTTAGTAAAAAGCACATGATCTGTGCAAGAAAAACTTGAACTTTACGGTATCATGAATTTCTAGAGTGTAAGAAATCAAATAATCCTCATTCTCCAATTGGAGATCACCAAGTGATTTCAGAGAAAACCGTATCCTAGAAAAATCTTGTGctgaaaaattatagaattaaaaGGGACTCGGTAATTTCCATAGCAATTGTACAAGGCCtcttaacaaaacaaaaccctTCAAGGCCCTCACAAATTAATTCAGATTAGCTACTTGAATTACATTTCCCAGGTTTCAAGTTTAGGAGTTTTGAGTATATACGTGAATTTATGCATAGGGGCAGAATATGTCCCTGGAGAGGGTGATGAGGTGATAAGCTttcagcatcatcatcatcatcaacctcttcACTGTGAGGCTTTTGGTCTTTTCTCCTGAACACCATCTTTCCAAATTTATTAAACAAGTCATCATATGTATCATCTGTATCTTCACTTACATTCTGCAAAATATATTACTCAGATCAATGATGCAAGCAATCACCTCAATGGTGTCCAGGTACTTCAAACAAGAAAAACTTTTAgcattgaaaacaaatattttaatcaaacaTCCTTggttaaaacatcaaacatcaTTCTCCCACCTCCCCTAccactaaagaaaaaaaaggaatctGAGCAGTATGAGAGTAATTGAGAAGGGACAAATTTTACGGacaaataaaaaagtcaaaaccAAAGGAATCCACCACTTCTGCCAttcattttctctaaattaactCTGCATATGTGTTAGAGTTAATTACCTTCCTAGTTACTATAGGCTATTTTTGGGCACttcgatgagatgagatgatctaaaaaattttcataatttccttcctaaacatcactcaaacacaaaacacttttcaatttgaaatcttcaactttttcatctaatcattacctaatcattataactttcctaaatttccaaacaaaacacaaaaatcaatacaaagttttcaaatttcaaaacaaaaatactattaaaaattatattcaaacaatattttcactttataatatttttatttaactttttttcgcttctttcccaaaacccaataaaaaatttcaactcaaatcatttcactactattcacaaaccattacactactattcacagaattctaGTATGCTCAGGTGATGCTCTTGTGTATgtcttgtatacttgggcttatgcctattcttacgattaacaaaattttttttactgttaaaaaaaaaaaaaatctattcataaaattcttatcttatctcattactCAAACATGCCCTAAATATTCCTACATATGTGTTATGTATGTATTGTGCATTGAGACTTGGGTGGCATCAAGGAAATAAACCAATGGCATTAAGTGAAGACAAATAAGTGGGACTCTACCCAGGATGTAAACTTTGGCCGCAACATTTTCCTCCATAAGACTAAATTGTTTCTTCGAGTGATCTTTCTCCTAATGATAGATGACAAGTGTCATGATCTCCAACCTTGAACCCACTGGCCATAATCACGATGGAACTTGTTCAGGTCTTTCATTACTTGGGGAAAATAGTCAATGCCAGTCCTCGGACAGTGGCATAACACAGCCAAAGCTCAAAGAATAAACCATTTTAGTGAATTTTACTCCTTGGAGGATAGGTTTGCATAGAATCAACTAAGATATCTTTCACACTAATGAAAACTGCCTTATTTTCCTATCTGACCAAGTTATGCACCTCTCTCAATCAACCCTTAGCCGGATCAGCCGTTTATAACCACTGAGTTATTTGCCTCTTTTTCTTTAATCAGATTTGAGCCTTGGTGGATTAGCCATTTATTACCATTGATTTTGGACGGTTAGACTCTGGTCCAACCTGTTTATTAAAGCCTAGGGCACTCCAGATCAGAGAGAAACTTTACTCAATTCTTTCTTCCTTCCCAAAACACTATCACTCAGCTATAGTATCCACCCTATATCCAGCAACCGCCACTGATAAACTCTCTTGCTGTCACACAAAACGAATGATTATAAAGTTTGTCCATCCTTCGCACAAGGAAAGCGGCTTTGCGGAGGAAGTTGGGTCTTGTCTAATCATGGGGAGCTGTGAGTCGAGATATAGTTCGCTCCAAGTCAAAGAGTCCAGGAGGCATGAATTGAACGGTTAAGGGCAACTCTTTCACGAGATTCTATGCTTTGTGAGACCCTTACGTgcttttaaacaatttttatgcTTGACGATAATAAGGTGGATAGAATAGTGTTGCCtgttattgttatattttagattAGATACATTCGAGAACTACAAAAATTGTGCATCATCAAACTATTTTCCGACAACTAAAACATAGAACAACATTAGACCCCAGATCCATCAAACATTTCTCTAAGCTTTCCTCAGTTTTCACAGCACCCGAACAAAGTTGATATAACTCAAACTAGCaaacaaaatagaaatagaacCACTACTTAACAAAGCTGAGCCGAGTAGAGTTCCCATATCCCACAACCCAAAACGTTATCAACCAAACGTATTACTTTCGAACCAAAGTAGACAAAACCAAAACAGACTGAAATGAAAACAACGAGGGGAGGGGAAATGGGGAAAAAGCGTTATCTCTTACCTCTTTGCCAATTGCCATAACCAAATACGAGTCCCTTGTCTTGAAATTAAAGTTTCTGGTACTGGGTAACCTCCAAATGCAATTGTGGTGTGAAAAATTATTCCCATCCATGCATTTGCACACAGAAATCCTTTTGGGTCTCTGACGGAACTTCGATTCCACACGGCACAGATGCCGGAACTCGCCGAAAAACTCAGTTGCGGTGCCGGCTCCTGTGCCAGCGATAGATAGCATAGTGCCCACTACCACAGTTGCAACTGGCTAATGATGAACGACAGGACAAGGATATAACATCTATAAAGATGAGAGAGGCTTTTAAAGTGATGCACCATAACGGGCAACGTTTCCTGAATCCTGGAGTTTTAACTTGACCC
This genomic interval carries:
- the LOC118343746 gene encoding protein Iojap, chloroplastic-like; this translates as MLSIAGTGAGTATEFFGEFRHLCRVESKFRQRPKRISVCKCMDGNNFSHHNCIWRLPSTRNFNFKTRDSYLVMAIGKENVSEDTDDTYDDLFNKFGKMVFRRKDQKPHSEEVDDDDDAESLSPHHPLQGHILPLCINSRIYSKLLNLKPGKCNSSS